The Methylomicrobium agile genome has a segment encoding these proteins:
- a CDS encoding sulfotransferase family protein produces MNSITFHKPVFILSCERSGSTMLRYIVDTHSKVACPSHLYLGSLCESLNRTLMGTIAQNQVELDEEGKQQFAVSEARKMICNIMDSYIKAKNKQIWCEKTPMNLEYLSVLDAHFPDAKYICLYRHCMDVVHSSINLSKFRFLPEHIPYVHRNPDSIIAAMAENWLEKTDKILMFESTHRERCFRVNYESIVMQPEKTLPRLFHFLGVEWEKGLMERVFQVSHDKGEGDGKAALSSRIRQDSVGKGIEVPRAGIPKKFITDINRLLGELGYPSLDAYYSNGIHSEINAENMPDISDIFENRFMNALKNNRYRYPDLKGIWKVIIKGNTDIFWVIDLSHQEATLKKGDHDSGTTVCFSATLLVDMINGTRDAIEAFSHGEIEIQGTDDKEALMNLGRLLFS; encoded by the coding sequence ATGAATAGTATTACATTCCACAAACCCGTGTTTATTCTCTCCTGTGAAAGATCGGGATCTACCATGCTTCGATATATTGTCGATACTCATTCGAAAGTAGCTTGTCCAAGCCATTTATATCTTGGCAGTTTATGTGAAAGTTTAAATCGTACCTTAATGGGGACTATAGCACAAAATCAGGTTGAACTAGATGAAGAAGGTAAACAACAGTTTGCAGTAAGCGAAGCCAGGAAAATGATTTGCAACATAATGGACAGTTATATTAAAGCAAAAAACAAACAAATCTGGTGCGAGAAAACGCCAATGAATTTGGAATATCTGTCTGTGCTAGACGCTCATTTTCCCGATGCCAAGTATATTTGCCTATACAGGCATTGCATGGATGTCGTACATTCCAGTATCAACTTAAGTAAATTCCGTTTTCTTCCTGAGCATATACCTTATGTACACAGAAACCCAGACAGTATTATTGCGGCGATGGCAGAGAATTGGCTGGAAAAGACCGATAAAATATTGATGTTTGAATCGACACATCGAGAACGCTGTTTTCGAGTGAACTATGAATCCATTGTTATGCAGCCAGAAAAAACTCTACCGCGATTATTCCATTTTTTGGGAGTCGAATGGGAAAAAGGCTTAATGGAGCGTGTATTTCAGGTTAGCCATGATAAAGGTGAAGGGGACGGCAAGGCGGCATTATCCAGCAGGATTCGTCAAGACTCGGTAGGAAAAGGAATAGAAGTACCGCGAGCCGGGATTCCGAAGAAATTCATAACGGACATAAACAGATTACTTGGTGAATTGGGTTATCCCAGCTTGGATGCTTACTATTCTAATGGTATTCACAGTGAAATAAATGCAGAAAATATGCCTGATATATCGGATATATTTGAAAATCGTTTTATGAATGCGCTTAAAAACAACCGGTATAGGTACCCAGACCTTAAAGGCATATGGAAAGTAATTATTAAAGGTAATACGGATATATTTTGGGTTATCGATTTATCCCATCAAGAAGCGACGTTAAAAAAGGGCGATCATGATTCAGGTACTACCGTTTGTTTTTCCGCAACTTTGCTGGTCGATATGATAAACGGAACGAGAGATGCGATAGAAGCTTTTTCTCATGGAGAGATTGAAATACAAGGAACCGATGATAAGGAAGCATTAATGAATTTAGGCCGTCTGCTGTTTTCTTAA
- a CDS encoding class I SAM-dependent methyltransferase → MEIEEIKTSFANISYRLEDYEHHLDDNMFAGRTDMMKQGMAVNIRVLERTCKAITDFLAEQPRKDNALAWSSVKSGFTCHDMLPYFYQDWFGTPEFAKVENLFSKTITEHCKDWESVAVLGSGACGLLYSVADDFQVSYGVDLSLSTLLVAKQFIQGEPLVFHLQRADWHKVELTPPASTANEIHYVVSDVLNMPFVSGSLSVVITQYMLDFISNPIRLTEEIYRVLKPGGLWINFSNPCRLPSDPIELGRRKLNELPVFFEKMGFDVLSMENERFALLNLEKIYSEAGNNQQLVHFFTLRKNENDSNIPADDRSIQRFFNRNDSVWREIPRIVKGRELALARKKLFGEQGARREVLEISVGGRSFSIPADFALLLETTLAGVDGKNSLRQIYTGVYEKGIGLTEDVFLQLIYVLHVQHYLIELED, encoded by the coding sequence ATGGAAATAGAAGAAATCAAGACTTCATTTGCCAACATAAGTTATCGTCTAGAGGATTATGAGCATCATTTGGATGACAATATGTTTGCCGGCAGAACTGACATGATGAAGCAAGGCATGGCGGTCAATATACGGGTTCTGGAGAGAACGTGCAAAGCCATTACCGATTTTCTGGCAGAGCAGCCTCGTAAAGATAATGCGTTGGCTTGGAGTTCGGTAAAGTCGGGTTTTACATGTCATGACATGCTGCCGTATTTTTACCAGGACTGGTTTGGAACACCTGAGTTTGCCAAGGTAGAAAACTTGTTCAGCAAGACCATTACCGAGCATTGTAAGGATTGGGAGTCAGTTGCCGTGTTAGGATCGGGTGCTTGCGGTTTGTTATATAGTGTTGCCGATGATTTTCAAGTGTCTTATGGCGTGGATTTATCTTTGTCGACCCTTCTGGTTGCCAAGCAATTTATTCAAGGAGAGCCGTTGGTCTTCCATTTACAGCGAGCCGATTGGCATAAGGTCGAATTAACGCCACCGGCATCAACAGCAAACGAAATCCATTATGTCGTTTCCGACGTGCTGAATATGCCGTTCGTAAGCGGCTCTTTGTCCGTGGTCATTACGCAATATATGCTGGATTTTATTAGTAATCCGATACGGCTGACAGAGGAAATTTACCGGGTACTGAAACCAGGCGGTTTATGGATTAATTTTTCTAATCCTTGCCGACTTCCCAGTGATCCGATTGAGTTAGGCCGGCGTAAATTAAATGAGTTGCCGGTTTTTTTTGAAAAAATGGGATTTGATGTGCTTAGCATGGAGAATGAACGTTTTGCCCTGCTCAATTTAGAGAAAATTTATTCCGAAGCCGGAAATAATCAGCAACTGGTGCATTTTTTTACCCTAAGAAAAAATGAAAACGATAGCAACATACCGGCTGATGACAGATCGATTCAGCGGTTTTTTAACCGAAACGATAGTGTTTGGCGCGAAATTCCCAGAATTGTTAAAGGCCGCGAGTTGGCTTTGGCGCGGAAAAAGTTATTCGGTGAACAGGGGGCCCGTCGCGAAGTGTTAGAAATTAGCGTCGGAGGACGTTCTTTTTCCATACCTGCCGATTTTGCCCTGTTGCTGGAAACAACTCTTGCCGGTGTGGATGGCAAGAACAGCTTGAGGCAGATTTATACAGGCGTGTATGAAAAAGGAATAGGTTTGACTGAGGATGTATTTTTACAGTTGATTTACGTTTTACATGTGCAGCATTATCTGATCGAGTTAGAAGATTAG
- a CDS encoding carbamoyltransferase family protein yields the protein MLILGITGGIDSVFETVMLAHRGLGHDSAAVLLENGKVVSGIEEERISRIKHTNKLCSSAVSFCLQTAQKTIDELDAIAIYAGEDFLNAKLKELGIHTPELNIFTNIRHLYQILFEREFGVSLSQDIFQFVHHHLAHAAASYYLSGFDKALVLTIDGEGDDISAMVADANCKDFNVLRTKSVPDSLGHFYLKVIAFLGYKDFDEYKVMGLAPYGNASVYRQKFNCFYDLLPDGEYTIHQDRIMEMYELLQPRRRDDPFTQVHMDIAAALQEALETIVFHILRHFKHTTGHTCLVISGGVGQNSSMNGKILCSGLFEDVFLPSFAGDSGCAYGAAAYVTHKMQPELPFIRVSHAYWGTPIHEDEVGNALEAWRAFLQIEKLRNRSEQVADLMIDGAVIGWVQGRSEFGPRALGNRSILADPRVASHKETINAMIKMREGYRPFAPSILEERVRDFFEVPGEQADFPFMSFVLNVKPEWREQLPAITHVDGSARLQTVSRVGNPRYWELIDAFGGKTGIPILLNTSFNNNAEPIVDSIDDAVVCYLTSGLDYLVVGDYLARKKDWQPEDLANLIVSLPKAAVLRREDRYVSNSERSFSYALLWNYNFSRRYTLSEVGYKILQAADGEQPVGQLMDSLGFLKEQRAQVLQELPGLWSDRLLVLRPDSKR from the coding sequence ATGTTAATTTTAGGTATAACCGGTGGAATAGATTCGGTTTTCGAAACGGTGATGCTAGCTCATAGGGGCTTAGGGCATGATTCTGCCGCCGTATTGCTGGAAAACGGAAAAGTAGTTTCAGGCATTGAAGAAGAGAGAATAAGCCGAATCAAGCATACCAATAAACTATGCTCATCTGCTGTCAGTTTTTGTTTGCAGACAGCGCAAAAGACAATCGATGAACTGGATGCTATTGCAATTTACGCAGGTGAAGATTTTTTAAACGCTAAGCTCAAGGAATTGGGTATCCATACGCCTGAGTTAAATATTTTTACCAATATCAGGCATTTATATCAGATCTTATTCGAACGGGAGTTCGGCGTCTCGCTTAGTCAGGATATTTTTCAATTCGTACACCATCATCTTGCTCATGCCGCCGCATCCTATTATTTGTCAGGCTTCGATAAAGCGTTGGTACTCACCATCGACGGGGAAGGCGACGATATTTCGGCAATGGTGGCAGATGCGAACTGTAAAGACTTCAATGTACTGCGAACGAAGTCCGTTCCCGATTCCTTGGGGCATTTTTATTTAAAAGTCATCGCTTTTTTGGGTTACAAAGATTTCGACGAATACAAAGTCATGGGCTTGGCCCCTTATGGGAATGCGTCCGTTTATCGGCAGAAGTTCAACTGCTTTTATGACTTACTGCCGGACGGCGAGTACACCATCCATCAAGATCGTATTATGGAAATGTACGAACTATTGCAACCGAGAAGACGGGACGATCCGTTCACGCAAGTCCACATGGATATTGCAGCGGCATTGCAAGAAGCGTTAGAGACTATTGTTTTTCATATTCTGCGTCATTTTAAACATACGACCGGTCATACTTGTTTGGTAATCAGCGGCGGTGTCGGGCAAAACAGCAGCATGAACGGTAAGATTCTCTGTTCCGGTTTGTTTGAAGATGTTTTTCTGCCGTCTTTTGCCGGGGATTCGGGATGTGCTTATGGTGCGGCGGCTTATGTTACCCACAAGATGCAACCGGAGCTCCCTTTTATACGCGTTTCTCATGCTTATTGGGGAACGCCGATTCATGAGGATGAAGTCGGCAACGCTTTAGAGGCTTGGCGCGCATTTTTACAGATTGAAAAATTGCGGAACCGTTCCGAGCAAGTAGCCGATTTGATGATCGACGGCGCGGTGATCGGTTGGGTGCAAGGCCGTTCGGAATTCGGTCCCAGGGCTTTGGGCAACCGTAGTATTCTGGCCGATCCGCGCGTTGCTTCGCACAAGGAGACAATCAATGCGATGATCAAAATGCGTGAAGGTTATCGGCCGTTTGCGCCGTCGATTCTGGAAGAACGGGTGCGGGATTTCTTCGAAGTGCCGGGAGAACAGGCCGATTTTCCGTTCATGTCGTTCGTGCTGAACGTCAAACCGGAATGGCGCGAACAATTGCCCGCGATTACCCACGTAGACGGCAGCGCTAGGTTGCAAACCGTAAGCCGGGTCGGCAATCCGCGTTATTGGGAATTGATCGATGCGTTCGGCGGTAAAACCGGTATTCCAATTTTGTTGAACACCTCATTCAACAACAATGCCGAACCTATCGTCGACAGCATCGACGATGCGGTGGTGTGTTATTTAACGTCCGGGCTGGATTACCTGGTCGTGGGCGATTATTTGGCCCGGAAAAAGGATTGGCAGCCGGAAGATTTGGCCAACTTAATCGTTAGTTTGCCGAAAGCGGCGGTATTACGCAGGGAAGATCGCTATGTTAGCAATAGCGAACGCAGCTTCAGTTACGCGCTGTTGTGGAATTACAATTTTTCCCGGCGTTATACATTGTCCGAAGTGGGGTACAAGATTTTGCAAGCGGCAGACGGAGAACAGCCTGTTGGCCAGCTTATGGATAGCTTGGGTTTTTTAAAGGAACAGCGAGCGCAGGTTTTGCAAGAATTGCCGGGATTGTGGTCGGATCGCTTACTGGTGTTGCGGCCCGATTCTAAACGATAG
- a CDS encoding sulfotransferase domain-containing protein has product MLESEKMDAAAIERKRNRLSRAYQLVSEYRNIRSGYMSDDHLPSKLQYIAGLSEYQFLPHYFGPPPSWRMLLRKFGGKRTLPDFCVIGPIKSGTSDLAVNIMLHPNIMAPLSKEFYIPDPEDWRIFYPTERQKKEYASRYGSALSPFLAPYLHWMELTYRLSQVQPNTKIVLILRDSVKRVFSHWKWEVFMSGKKRASELPFLASFPAYVDRALNVFPEYPMHMARACGFNVLQTSIYWKAVSYWMECFGRENVLVLDVADYFLIAIVF; this is encoded by the coding sequence ATGTTGGAGTCAGAAAAAATGGATGCTGCCGCAATTGAACGCAAAAGAAATAGGCTGTCCCGAGCTTATCAGTTGGTTTCCGAGTATAGGAATATTCGCAGTGGCTATATGTCGGACGATCATTTGCCGTCAAAATTGCAATACATTGCCGGGTTATCGGAATATCAATTTCTTCCTCATTATTTTGGACCTCCGCCTAGCTGGAGAATGCTGTTGCGGAAATTTGGCGGTAAGCGAACTTTACCCGATTTCTGTGTGATTGGGCCGATAAAAAGCGGCACCAGCGATTTGGCTGTCAACATCATGCTGCACCCCAACATAATGGCGCCACTATCCAAAGAGTTTTATATCCCCGATCCCGAGGATTGGCGAATATTTTATCCAACGGAGAGGCAGAAGAAAGAGTATGCTTCCCGTTATGGTTCGGCGCTTTCCCCATTTCTTGCGCCTTATCTTCATTGGATGGAATTAACTTACAGACTATCGCAGGTGCAGCCGAATACAAAAATTGTGTTGATATTAAGAGACTCGGTAAAACGCGTCTTTTCACACTGGAAGTGGGAGGTGTTTATGTCGGGCAAGAAACGTGCGAGCGAACTGCCGTTTTTAGCATCGTTTCCGGCTTATGTTGATAGAGCGCTCAACGTATTTCCGGAATATCCGATGCATATGGCCAGAGCCTGCGGTTTTAACGTGTTGCAGACGAGTATTTACTGGAAAGCCGTGAGTTACTGGATGGAATGTTTTGGTCGAGAGAATGTCCTGGTGTTGGATGTGGCAGATTATTTTTTGATAGCAATAGTTTTTTAA
- a CDS encoding toll/interleukin-1 receptor domain-containing protein — protein sequence MTDGTSLNNHVEQFALDWKQQAGINGIIIPVLPPSAGGFSLPKSLQSMNRLADVGNAAWLATDILRWIQVGAERKLFLSYRRDDTKSLADQIHHALVQRGYRVYLDRFSGTPGRFFPQEIAEELADKGCVLLLESPNLAKSRWTRWEIAFARHYHLGLMALNVDGAPPLPAGPQSPDRMNVRTQPSSEELSISDLGTVIDFIARRYTINSIARRVFYEELLRKTSQSEGVGFQELGNGTYALSAHGKTALVYPSGRPGNLSELHNTAVTSSFTSTFDFRILAGQHQHLPPRANQELDWLAHLAIVLLRGPYQLPGSIHDFANGVNP from the coding sequence ATGACCGATGGTACTTCGCTGAACAATCATGTTGAGCAGTTTGCTCTGGATTGGAAACAGCAGGCAGGAATAAACGGTATCATCATTCCGGTTCTGCCTCCTAGTGCAGGTGGGTTTTCTCTACCGAAGAGCCTTCAAAGCATGAACCGACTGGCTGATGTGGGTAACGCCGCCTGGCTTGCCACCGATATTCTACGTTGGATCCAAGTGGGAGCAGAACGAAAGCTTTTCTTAAGCTATCGCCGTGACGACACCAAGAGTCTTGCTGACCAGATCCACCATGCTCTAGTTCAGCGTGGCTATCGCGTGTATCTTGACAGATTCTCGGGAACGCCAGGCCGCTTTTTCCCACAGGAAATTGCCGAGGAACTAGCAGACAAAGGATGTGTACTGCTGCTTGAGAGTCCAAACTTGGCTAAGTCCCGCTGGACTAGATGGGAGATTGCCTTTGCGCGCCATTATCACCTAGGCCTGATGGCATTGAATGTAGACGGTGCTCCACCCCTTCCTGCTGGCCCTCAGTCGCCAGATCGCATGAATGTTAGAACCCAACCATCCTCTGAGGAACTTTCTATCTCAGACTTAGGGACTGTTATTGACTTTATCGCTCGGCGTTACACTATCAACTCCATTGCTCGTCGAGTCTTTTATGAAGAATTATTGCGGAAAACCTCTCAGTCAGAAGGGGTTGGATTCCAGGAACTAGGGAATGGAACATATGCTCTCTCCGCTCACGGTAAAACAGCTCTCGTCTATCCCAGTGGAAGACCAGGAAATTTGTCCGAATTGCACAATACCGCTGTAACCTCTTCTTTTACAAGTACTTTTGATTTTAGAATTTTAGCCGGACAGCACCAGCATCTTCCACCACGGGCGAATCAGGAACTCGACTGGCTCGCTCATCTGGCCATTGTTCTGCTTCGCGGACCATATCAGTTACCCGGTTCAATCCATGACTTCGCCAATGGTGTAAACCCATGA
- a CDS encoding phage virion morphogenesis protein has product MADAFIEVEFDDRAVQQLLRRLVDLTGDLEPAFANIGEYLTRSHDERFGRQVAPDGEPWAELLPSYQARKPKNQDKILTLEGNLRGTLHYEVSADQLLFGTGSKYGATHQYGDPRRHIPERPFLGLSDDDRDEILDIIRDHIQAAL; this is encoded by the coding sequence ATGGCCGACGCCTTTATTGAAGTTGAATTCGACGACCGCGCGGTGCAGCAGCTGTTGCGGCGCTTGGTCGATCTGACGGGCGATTTGGAGCCCGCTTTCGCGAATATCGGCGAATATTTGACGAGAAGCCATGACGAACGCTTTGGTCGACAGGTTGCGCCGGACGGCGAGCCGTGGGCGGAGTTGCTACCCAGCTACCAGGCGCGCAAGCCGAAAAACCAGGACAAGATCTTGACGCTGGAGGGCAATTTGCGCGGAACGCTGCATTATGAAGTCTCGGCCGATCAGCTGTTGTTCGGGACGGGTTCGAAGTACGGCGCCACGCACCAATACGGCGATCCGCGCCGGCATATTCCGGAGCGGCCGTTTTTGGGCCTATCGGATGACGATCGGGATGAGATTCTGGACATCATTCGCGATCATATCCAGGCCGCGCTGTGA
- a CDS encoding ABC transporter permease: protein MNLYGIRAIYHFEMARTFRTLAESIAAPVLTTSLYFIVFGKAIGSRMGDIDSVSYGAFIIPGLVMLNLLNESIANASFGIYMPKWSGTIYELLSAPVSWIEVLIGYVGAAATKSVMLGLLILGTARLFVPYEIAHPGWMIAFLLLTAVTFSLFGFIIGLWADNFQKLQVVPMLVVTPLTFLGGAFYSIKMLPPLWQKITLFNPVVYLISGFRWSFYGVADVHVGMSIGMIAGFLILCLTFVWWVFKTGYMNRN, encoded by the coding sequence ATGAACCTCTACGGCATCCGGGCCATTTACCATTTCGAAATGGCGCGCACCTTTCGTACGCTGGCGGAAAGCATCGCCGCGCCTGTGCTGACCACCTCGCTGTACTTCATCGTCTTTGGCAAAGCCATCGGTTCGCGCATGGGCGACATCGACAGCGTCAGTTATGGTGCCTTCATTATCCCTGGGCTGGTCATGCTGAATTTACTGAACGAAAGCATCGCCAATGCTTCGTTCGGGATTTACATGCCCAAGTGGTCGGGCACGATTTATGAGCTGCTCTCGGCACCGGTTTCTTGGATCGAGGTGCTGATCGGTTATGTGGGCGCAGCGGCGACCAAGTCGGTGATGCTGGGCCTGCTCATTCTGGGCACCGCGCGCCTTTTCGTACCCTACGAAATCGCCCATCCGGGGTGGATGATCGCCTTTCTCTTGCTGACGGCGGTGACTTTCAGTCTGTTTGGCTTCATTATCGGGCTGTGGGCCGATAATTTTCAGAAACTCCAGGTGGTACCGATGCTGGTCGTCACGCCCCTGACTTTCCTGGGCGGCGCATTCTATTCGATCAAGATGCTGCCCCCGTTATGGCAGAAGATCACGCTATTCAATCCCGTGGTGTATTTGATCAGCGGCTTTCGCTGGAGTTTTTACGGTGTTGCCGATGTACACGTCGGCATGAGCATTGGCATGATAGCGGGCTTTCTGATCCTCTGCCTGACTTTTGTCTGGTGGGTGTTTAAGACGGGGTACATGAATAGAAATTAG
- a CDS encoding ABC transporter ATP-binding protein yields the protein MKKMPVSAPMTTDSSAPILSVRDVNKVYADGFRALNHINLDIRRGEIFALLGPNGAGKTTLISLICGIVKATSGTIFADGYNIVRDYRAARAAIGLVPQELHTDSFESVWATVKFSRGLFGKSPDAVYLEKVLRDLSLWDKRNAKIMTLSGGMKRRMLIAKALAHEPAILFLDEPSAGVDVELRHDMWRLVRKLRTQGTTIILTTHYIEEAEDMADRIGVINQGELIVVEDKEILMRKLGKKQLTLTLRQPLSRIPAGLNAWPLTLSDDGHALIYRFDAQKEESGIAALLRTLNQHGIDFKDLRSRESSLEDIFVSLVHQSKQEQT from the coding sequence ATGAAAAAAATGCCCGTATCCGCGCCCATGACCACCGATAGCTCCGCCCCCATCCTCTCCGTGCGCGACGTTAACAAGGTCTATGCCGACGGTTTCCGGGCGCTCAACCACATCAACCTGGACATCCGACGCGGCGAGATATTTGCCTTGCTCGGACCCAATGGAGCCGGCAAGACGACACTGATTAGCCTGATCTGCGGCATCGTCAAAGCCACGTCCGGAACCATCTTCGCCGACGGGTACAATATCGTGCGGGACTACCGCGCGGCGCGGGCCGCCATCGGCCTGGTACCACAGGAACTGCATACGGATTCGTTCGAGTCGGTCTGGGCCACCGTCAAATTTAGCCGTGGGCTATTCGGTAAGTCACCCGACGCGGTCTATCTGGAAAAAGTCCTGCGCGATCTGTCCCTGTGGGACAAGCGCAACGCGAAAATCATGACCCTTTCCGGCGGCATGAAACGCCGCATGCTGATTGCCAAAGCCCTCGCGCATGAGCCGGCGATCTTGTTCCTCGATGAGCCGAGCGCCGGCGTGGATGTGGAGTTGCGCCACGACATGTGGCGCCTGGTACGCAAACTACGGACGCAGGGTACCACGATCATTTTGACTACCCATTACATCGAGGAAGCAGAAGACATGGCCGATCGGATCGGCGTCATCAACCAAGGGGAATTGATCGTGGTGGAAGACAAAGAAATACTGATGCGCAAGCTTGGCAAGAAGCAGCTTACCCTGACTTTGCGGCAGCCCCTATCCCGCATTCCCGCCGGGCTCAACGCTTGGCCGTTAACGCTCTCCGACGACGGGCATGCCCTGATTTATCGCTTCGACGCCCAAAAAGAAGAAAGCGGTATTGCCGCGTTGTTGCGCACGCTCAATCAACACGGCATCGATTTCAAAGACTTACGCTCCCGCGAGAGTTCACTGGAAGACATCTTCGTCAGCCTGGTACATCAGTCCAAGCAGGAGCAGACATGA